One Candidatus Sulfotelmatobacter sp. genomic region harbors:
- a CDS encoding flavin reductase family protein codes for MFATGVTIITTRDADGQLYGLTASSFNSVSLEPPLVLWSLARGAGSYPAFRDATHFGVSVLGGEHRALSHRFATPHPDKFAGIEYTLGRFGVPLLAGAAAHFECRIEQRYEGGDHVIVLGRVEAYDYVDKPTLLFWRGKYHTAHELPDEGEES; via the coding sequence ATCTTCGCCACCGGGGTCACCATCATCACCACGCGCGACGCCGACGGCCAGCTCTACGGCTTGACGGCCAGCTCGTTCAACTCGGTCTCGCTCGAGCCGCCGCTGGTGCTGTGGAGCTTGGCGCGCGGCGCCGGCAGCTACCCGGCGTTCCGCGACGCGACGCACTTCGGCGTGAGCGTGCTGGGCGGCGAGCACCGCGCGCTCTCGCACCGCTTCGCGACGCCGCACCCCGACAAGTTCGCCGGCATCGAGTACACGCTGGGGCGCTTCGGCGTCCCGTTGCTGGCCGGCGCGGCGGCGCACTTCGAGTGCCGCATCGAGCAGCGCTACGAGGGCGGCGATCACGTCATCGTCCTGGGCCGCGTCGAAGCCTACGATTACGTCGACAAGCCGACGCTGCTCTTCTGGCGCGGCAAGTACCATACTGCGCACGAGCTACCCGACGAGGGCGAGGAGTCGTGA
- a CDS encoding CocE/NonD family hydrolase: MIAAQTSDVRDGMRIDWNVPIPMDDGVVLRADVFRPLDERPAPAILSYGPYAKGLAFQDGYPSAWNRMAEQHPDVTAGSSNRYQNWEVVDPERWVPDGYVCVRVDSRGAGCSPGHLDPWSPRETLDLEACIAWAAAQPWCDGAVGLNGISYYAMNQWTVAARQPPALRAICAWEGAADFYRDVTHHGGILCTFAANWYDMQVKTVQHGAHGARSRVTGQPVCGEDELDEERLLENRVDFGADIRAHALDDDYHRSRSPDWSRVRVPLLSSANWGGQGLHPRGNFEAFTRAASPEKFLEVHGIEHWTEFYTAYGVALQKRFFARYLKGDRAAWAGQPRVQLQVRHLDRFMPRAEAEWPLARTRWTRAFLDLDDRALVDAAPGRAASAAFEALGEGITFVAPPLARETELTGPLAATLYVSSSTSDADLFVVLRAFSPDDDEVVFQGAIDPHTPLAQGWLRVSHRALDAALSTPERPYHSHVAPQPLLPSEIVEVQVELWPTSIVLPAGYRLALTVRGKDYEYPGPSGGRLSNFKNELRGCGPFLHDDPLDRPANVFGGTTTLHADARRAPFVLLPVIPEER; this comes from the coding sequence GTGATCGCGGCGCAGACGAGTGACGTCCGCGACGGGATGCGCATCGATTGGAACGTTCCGATCCCGATGGATGACGGCGTCGTGCTGCGCGCCGACGTCTTCCGGCCGCTCGACGAGCGGCCGGCGCCGGCGATCCTGAGCTACGGTCCGTACGCGAAAGGACTGGCGTTCCAAGACGGCTATCCGAGCGCGTGGAACCGGATGGCGGAGCAGCATCCCGACGTCACCGCCGGGTCGTCGAACCGCTACCAGAATTGGGAGGTCGTCGACCCCGAGAGGTGGGTCCCCGACGGCTACGTCTGCGTGCGCGTCGACTCGCGCGGCGCGGGCTGTTCGCCGGGCCATCTCGATCCGTGGTCCCCGCGCGAGACGCTCGACCTCGAGGCGTGCATCGCGTGGGCCGCGGCGCAGCCGTGGTGCGACGGCGCCGTCGGGCTCAACGGCATCTCGTACTACGCGATGAACCAGTGGACGGTGGCCGCGCGGCAGCCGCCGGCGCTGCGCGCGATCTGCGCGTGGGAGGGCGCGGCCGACTTCTACCGCGACGTCACCCATCACGGCGGGATCCTGTGCACGTTCGCCGCCAACTGGTACGACATGCAGGTGAAGACCGTGCAACACGGTGCGCACGGGGCGCGCAGCCGCGTCACCGGTCAGCCCGTGTGCGGTGAGGACGAGCTCGACGAGGAGCGGCTGTTGGAGAATCGCGTCGATTTCGGCGCCGACATCCGCGCGCACGCGCTCGACGACGACTACCACCGCTCACGTTCGCCCGACTGGTCGCGCGTGCGCGTCCCGCTGCTCTCGAGCGCGAACTGGGGCGGTCAGGGACTGCACCCGCGCGGCAACTTCGAGGCCTTCACCCGGGCGGCGTCGCCGGAGAAGTTCCTCGAGGTGCACGGGATCGAGCACTGGACGGAGTTCTACACCGCCTACGGCGTCGCGCTGCAGAAGCGCTTCTTCGCGCGCTACCTCAAGGGCGATCGCGCGGCCTGGGCCGGCCAGCCGCGCGTGCAGCTGCAGGTGCGCCACCTCGACCGCTTCATGCCGCGCGCCGAAGCGGAGTGGCCGCTGGCGCGCACGCGCTGGACGCGCGCCTTCCTCGATCTCGACGACCGCGCGCTGGTCGACGCGGCGCCGGGCCGCGCCGCGAGCGCGGCGTTCGAGGCGCTGGGCGAGGGCATCACCTTCGTGGCGCCGCCGCTGGCGCGCGAGACCGAGCTGACCGGGCCGCTGGCCGCGACGCTGTACGTCTCCTCGTCGACCAGCGACGCCGACCTGTTCGTGGTGCTGCGGGCGTTCTCACCGGACGACGACGAGGTCGTGTTCCAGGGCGCGATCGATCCGCACACGCCGCTGGCACAAGGTTGGCTGCGCGTCTCGCACCGCGCGCTCGATGCGGCGCTCTCGACGCCCGAGCGCCCGTACCATTCGCATGTCGCGCCGCAGCCGCTCCTCCCGAGCGAGATCGTCGAGGTGCAGGTCGAGCTGTGGCCGACCTCGATCGTGCTGCCGGCCGGGTACCGGTTGGCGCTGACCGTGCGCGGCAAGGACTACGAGTATCCCGGGCCCAGCGGCGGGCGGCTGTCGAACTTCAAGAACGAATTGCGCGGCTGCGGGCCGTTCTTGCACGACGATCCGCTCGATCGGCCGGCGAACGTCTTCGGCGGGACGACGACGCTGCACGCCGACGCCCGGCGCGCGCCGTTCGTGCTGTTGCCGGTGATCCCGGAGGAACGATGA
- a CDS encoding aldehyde dehydrogenase, whose protein sequence is MSELAEATTTRAFEVRNPADGTLVANVAAGGAAEITAAVDAAERAFTDGRWSGLPVRERFRILTAFADAIEAALPELARLETTCTGRPLREMRAQLGRLPEFYRYFAAVARSAEDTVPPFEGPYLNVVRRVPLGVVGLLTPWNHPLLILTKKLAPALAAGNTVVCKPSELTPLTTLELARIALAAGVPPGVFNVVTGLGPEAGAALAGERRLAKLDLTGGTETGRAVARIAGENLVRCNAELGGKAPVIVLPDADLDVAAAGATFAAFIASGQTCIAGARVLVHEGQVEALLERMVARATKLRLGDPLDQRTQVGPLVSERQRARTEEYVAIGVAEGARIAAGGKRPDDPALARGYYYEPTILADVRPRMRVAQDEIFGPVTVVITYRDLDDAVHIANDVQFGLGASIWSADTAAALRLSERLDCGTIWINDHHRIDPALPWGGMKDSGLGREAGLEGWREYTQTKSVVVNLERPVDWYATDEFVRLS, encoded by the coding sequence ATGAGCGAGCTGGCCGAGGCCACCACCACCCGCGCGTTCGAGGTGCGCAATCCCGCCGACGGGACGCTGGTGGCGAACGTTGCCGCCGGCGGTGCCGCGGAGATCACCGCGGCGGTCGACGCGGCGGAGCGCGCCTTCACCGACGGCCGGTGGAGCGGCTTGCCGGTCCGCGAGCGCTTCCGTATCCTGACCGCGTTCGCCGACGCGATCGAGGCCGCGCTGCCCGAGCTGGCACGACTGGAGACGACCTGCACCGGTCGCCCGTTGCGCGAGATGCGCGCCCAGCTCGGGCGGCTGCCGGAGTTCTACCGCTACTTCGCCGCGGTCGCGCGCAGTGCCGAGGACACCGTCCCGCCGTTCGAGGGACCGTACCTCAACGTGGTGCGCCGCGTGCCGCTCGGCGTCGTCGGCCTGCTGACGCCGTGGAACCATCCGTTGCTGATCCTCACCAAGAAGCTCGCGCCGGCGTTGGCGGCCGGCAACACCGTCGTCTGCAAGCCCTCGGAGCTCACGCCGCTCACCACCCTCGAGCTGGCGCGCATCGCGCTGGCGGCCGGCGTCCCGCCGGGCGTGTTCAACGTCGTCACCGGGCTCGGTCCCGAAGCCGGCGCGGCGCTGGCCGGCGAACGGCGGTTGGCGAAGCTCGATCTCACCGGCGGCACCGAGACCGGTCGCGCGGTGGCGCGCATCGCCGGCGAGAACCTGGTGCGCTGCAACGCCGAGCTGGGCGGCAAAGCGCCGGTCATCGTGCTGCCCGACGCCGACCTCGACGTCGCGGCGGCGGGCGCGACGTTCGCCGCGTTCATCGCCAGCGGCCAGACCTGCATCGCCGGCGCGCGCGTCCTGGTGCACGAAGGCCAAGTCGAGGCGCTGCTCGAGCGCATGGTCGCGCGCGCGACGAAGCTCCGGCTCGGCGACCCGCTCGACCAGCGCACGCAAGTCGGGCCGCTCGTCTCCGAACGGCAACGCGCGCGCACCGAAGAGTACGTCGCCATCGGCGTTGCCGAAGGCGCGCGTATCGCCGCGGGTGGGAAGCGTCCCGACGATCCCGCGCTCGCACGCGGGTACTACTACGAGCCAACGATCTTGGCGGACGTACGGCCGCGCATGCGCGTCGCACAAGACGAGATCTTCGGGCCGGTCACGGTCGTCATCACCTACCGTGACCTCGACGACGCGGTGCACATCGCGAACGACGTGCAGTTCGGCCTGGGCGCGTCGATCTGGAGCGCGGACACCGCCGCGGCGCTGCGCTTGTCCGAGCGCCTCGACTGCGGCACGATCTGGATCAACGACCACCACCGCATCGATCCCGCGCTGCCGTGGGGCGGCATGAAGGACAGCGGCCTGGGCCGCGAAGCGGGCCTGGAAGGCTGGCGCGAGTACACGCAAACCAAGAGCGTCGTCGTCAACCTCGAACGGCCCGTCGACTGGTACGCGACCGACGAGTTCGTCCGGCTGAGCTGA
- a CDS encoding DJ-1/PfpI family protein, giving the protein MRAHEPPASIFFLAYAQCDELDVVGPYAVLQTANRYLSQRTPPAPTIDLRIVAVDGAGAVELHGPTGPQFVVTGIHGMTLGVQPWDGTTLPDVLIVAGGNTEPGTGVMQQKDNTAFTTPIGRQFERGALVVSVCTGAFALVGAGVAQGRLMTTHPGLVNDLAACGVEVVNPDWTTGPRASSRTRGSCRAAASPRGSTKRSTWSKHAGRTIRS; this is encoded by the coding sequence GTGCGCGCGCACGAGCCGCCGGCGTCGATCTTCTTCCTCGCATACGCGCAGTGCGACGAGCTCGACGTCGTCGGTCCGTACGCCGTCTTGCAAACCGCGAACCGGTACCTGAGCCAACGTACTCCGCCGGCCCCGACGATCGATCTGCGGATCGTCGCCGTCGACGGCGCCGGTGCGGTCGAGCTGCACGGCCCGACCGGGCCGCAATTCGTCGTCACCGGAATCCACGGGATGACGCTCGGCGTGCAGCCGTGGGACGGCACGACGCTGCCGGACGTCTTGATCGTCGCCGGCGGCAACACCGAGCCCGGCACCGGCGTCATGCAGCAGAAAGACAACACCGCCTTCACCACGCCGATCGGGCGCCAGTTCGAGCGCGGCGCGCTGGTCGTCTCGGTCTGCACCGGCGCGTTCGCCCTGGTCGGCGCCGGCGTGGCGCAAGGACGTCTGATGACGACCCATCCGGGCCTGGTGAACGACCTGGCGGCGTGCGGCGTCGAGGTCGTGAATCCCGACTGGACCACTGGACCGCGCGCGTCGTCGAGGACAAGGGGATCGTGTCGTGCGGCGGCGTCACCGCGGGGATCGACGAAGCGCTCTACCTGGTCGAAACACGCTGGCCGAACGATCCGCAGCTGA
- a CDS encoding multicopper oxidase domain-containing protein: MLFRLFSRALTRRALLLAGTAGLAAGVAFVQVAGQRTPPAQAAAAVSPPFASVPRFPNGRAAPPTLGAANVVSACQPGPERIAPGGHDVYVDLPLERVAARINNPTTQSTDDLELRTYSGCLTSPLLTVRPGDTLHVAVHNELSADDPTCGATPAPYLLLPVGVGCFNTTNLHTHGLHVSPSGISDNVLRSMPPRKAPYPVEIALPADHPAGTFWYHAHMHGSTAVGVSSADAGVLIVRGDRDWAHRAQNGGIVDVDTILHDAQHVPFPDTVFELQQIAYGCFWQPAATPPPAPGTTPAPTGPYDNLITTQGLYTTADTQSSSPPPSANAPWSCSYTSQQPGRITKGVVENFNSQLFSATIWDTNGRFTSINGIVQPTITVAAGAIQRWRFVHAGVHDTINVQVLRMSPALTANGGAPRASLLNALAGKTRVQQAAIVEQVCRATPSAVVPQVEIADDGLTRTHVNTIKLRAPGISQVVGPVASNYLQPGYRSDILVAFPSAGDYCLLDQAAPPGERVIVNPKTGATSGNGGNGPSIPQLLAYVHVAGGHPVTGDPATYILNAIAAANPDLPPAVRAGVRLGNLTPFAPFVALAPPHPQLLPKPTAYFGIDFNSQGPVIQPNGFGVNGIAYQPDSVQPALIRQLGTTDDWDVAIQETPQAEPHIFHIHINPFEIMDIQRVFHLKNGTTLKKSIFDPQTGQCTPLVVADAHHLADQYCSLYHVFRDTLFIEDGYDVTLRTHYARYTGEFVLHCHILDHEDAGMMANVEVVKDRLHPPPPGHMDMPMHGTPLKRQP; encoded by the coding sequence ATGCTGTTTCGGCTCTTTTCGCGCGCGCTGACGCGCCGCGCCCTCCTCCTTGCCGGGACCGCCGGGCTGGCCGCCGGCGTCGCGTTCGTGCAGGTCGCCGGTCAGCGCACGCCGCCGGCGCAGGCGGCGGCCGCCGTGAGCCCGCCGTTCGCATCGGTCCCGCGCTTTCCCAACGGACGCGCCGCGCCGCCGACGCTCGGCGCCGCCAACGTCGTGTCGGCCTGTCAGCCGGGGCCCGAGCGCATCGCGCCCGGCGGCCACGACGTCTACGTCGACTTGCCGCTCGAACGCGTCGCGGCGCGGATCAACAACCCGACCACGCAGTCGACCGACGACCTCGAGCTGCGCACGTACAGCGGCTGCCTGACCTCGCCGCTGCTCACCGTGCGGCCCGGCGACACGCTCCACGTCGCGGTCCACAACGAGCTCTCGGCCGACGATCCGACGTGCGGCGCGACGCCGGCGCCGTATCTGCTCCTGCCGGTCGGCGTGGGCTGCTTCAACACGACCAATCTCCACACGCACGGGCTGCACGTCTCGCCCTCGGGGATCAGCGACAACGTGCTGCGCTCGATGCCGCCGCGCAAGGCGCCGTATCCGGTCGAGATCGCGCTGCCCGCCGATCATCCGGCCGGGACGTTCTGGTACCACGCCCACATGCACGGCTCGACCGCCGTCGGCGTGTCGAGCGCCGACGCGGGCGTCCTGATCGTGCGCGGCGACCGCGACTGGGCGCACCGCGCGCAAAACGGCGGCATCGTCGACGTCGACACGATCCTGCACGACGCGCAGCACGTGCCGTTCCCCGACACCGTCTTCGAGCTGCAGCAGATCGCCTACGGCTGCTTCTGGCAACCGGCCGCGACGCCGCCGCCGGCGCCCGGAACGACGCCGGCACCCACCGGCCCGTACGACAACCTGATCACCACGCAAGGGCTCTACACGACGGCCGACACGCAATCGTCCTCGCCGCCGCCCTCGGCCAACGCGCCGTGGTCGTGCAGCTACACCTCGCAGCAGCCCGGGCGCATCACCAAGGGCGTCGTCGAGAACTTCAACTCCCAGCTCTTCTCGGCGACGATCTGGGACACCAACGGCCGGTTCACCAGCATCAACGGCATCGTGCAGCCGACGATCACCGTCGCGGCGGGCGCGATCCAGCGCTGGCGCTTCGTCCACGCCGGCGTCCACGACACGATCAACGTGCAGGTGCTGCGCATGTCGCCGGCCCTGACGGCCAACGGCGGCGCCCCGCGGGCGTCGTTGCTGAACGCGCTCGCCGGCAAGACGCGCGTGCAGCAAGCCGCGATCGTCGAGCAGGTCTGCCGCGCGACCCCGTCCGCCGTCGTGCCGCAGGTCGAGATCGCCGACGACGGCCTGACCCGCACGCACGTCAACACGATCAAGCTGCGCGCGCCGGGCATCTCGCAAGTCGTCGGTCCGGTGGCCTCGAACTACCTGCAGCCGGGCTATCGCAGCGACATCCTCGTGGCGTTCCCCAGCGCGGGCGACTACTGTCTGCTCGACCAGGCCGCACCGCCCGGCGAACGCGTCATCGTCAACCCGAAGACGGGAGCGACGTCGGGGAACGGCGGGAACGGTCCCTCGATCCCGCAGCTGCTCGCCTACGTTCACGTCGCCGGCGGCCATCCGGTCACCGGCGACCCCGCAACCTACATCCTCAACGCGATCGCGGCCGCCAACCCCGACCTGCCGCCGGCGGTGCGCGCCGGCGTTCGGCTCGGCAACCTCACGCCGTTCGCGCCGTTCGTCGCGCTCGCGCCGCCGCATCCGCAGCTGCTGCCCAAGCCGACCGCCTACTTCGGGATCGACTTCAACAGCCAAGGTCCGGTCATCCAGCCCAACGGCTTCGGCGTCAACGGCATCGCCTATCAGCCCGACAGCGTGCAGCCCGCCTTGATTCGCCAGCTCGGCACGACCGACGACTGGGACGTGGCGATCCAAGAGACGCCGCAAGCCGAACCGCACATCTTCCACATCCACATCAACCCGTTCGAGATCATGGACATCCAGCGCGTCTTTCACCTCAAGAACGGGACGACGCTCAAGAAGTCGATCTTCGATCCGCAGACCGGGCAGTGCACGCCGCTGGTGGTCGCGGACGCGCACCACCTGGCCGACCAGTACTGCAGTCTCTACCACGTCTTCCGCGACACGCTCTTCATCGAGGACGGCTACGACGTCACGCTGCGCACGCACTACGCCCGCTACACCGGCGAGTTCGTGCTGCACTGTCACATCCTGGACCACGAAGATGCCGGCATGATGGCGAACGTCGAGGTCGTGAAGGACCGCCTCCATCCGCCGCCGCCCGGCCACATGGACATGCCGATGCACGGCACGCCCTTGAAGAGACAACCCTGA
- a CDS encoding glyoxalase superfamily protein — MAITFGRVVPVLRIFDEAKAREFYLGWLGFTVDFEHRFDPGAPLYMGVSRGGFTIHLSEHHGDGSPGARVRIETSGVEELQRELIAKGYRYGRPGVVREEWGELRVTAHDPFGNQLHFVERVG, encoded by the coding sequence ATGGCGATCACGTTCGGCCGCGTCGTCCCCGTGCTGCGCATCTTCGATGAGGCGAAGGCGCGCGAGTTCTACCTCGGCTGGCTCGGCTTCACGGTCGACTTCGAGCACCGCTTCGACCCGGGCGCGCCACTCTACATGGGCGTCTCGCGCGGCGGATTCACCATCCACCTGAGCGAGCACCACGGCGATGGTTCGCCCGGCGCGCGGGTACGGATCGAGACGAGCGGCGTCGAGGAACTGCAGCGCGAGCTGATCGCCAAGGGCTACCGCTACGGGCGCCCGGGCGTCGTGCGCGAAGAGTGGGGCGAGCTCCGCGTCACCGCGCACGACCCGTTCGGCAACCAGCTGCACTTCGTCGAGCGCGTCGGCTGA